A stretch of DNA from Carya illinoinensis cultivar Pawnee chromosome 12, C.illinoinensisPawnee_v1, whole genome shotgun sequence:
gaactaaatttttaataataaacccttttttttttaaatattgtactAGACTTCTACATTTCACAATTGTATCTAAAATTACTcttaaaatttatcaaaattaatacaataaacttttaaattagaaaaaagaaTAGAGTAAAACTATGTATAATTCAAGTCCCACGTactcgttttgaaaaaaaataatgtctatcattaaaaaaataattttttcatgtaaattttgaatttacaaATTTCTTTCAAAGGAGAATGCAGGACTTGCAcaccttaaaattataaatattatccaTCTAAAAAGTCACATTTTGcactttcattttattataatagtgaaatagaccgaatatctattttattataataaattactatCTAACTGCTacagtaatttttcttattttttattaatttattttacttttccgTTAAGTCCGTTACTTTCTTATTTTAGAGATACAGTTGCCTTTTTctacctctttctctctctcattcccgATTCCCgatctctctccccctctccaATATCTGTCTCTCTACTTACCTCCTCAAACCCACCCTTTCACATGTTTTCTTAAAAtactcaaatattaatttaagtATAAATATTCAGATCTGTaaggaaaaaaagataataaagaaCAACaagtacaaaataaataaataaataaaattcacgaAGAAAAACACTTAAATCTAAACAAGATCTGTTTAAATATTTCGagattaaagaaaattatatcaaaacacaTTATTTAGATTTATCGTCTaatatctcaaaaaaatatcaaatcttatGCATTCCTTAAGTGTAGCGATAGTATTTATTGTAGTGGTAATGATgctattcttatttatttatattattctaatatatctaaatatgtaattattatatctAACAACTTAtcattatctaaaaatatttgctaaagtttacttttttgtctctataaattaaattatttattaatcaagtttttttttaaaccatattatttttgtgaaatacaTGTTTAACCCAGTTAGGCAAATTTACTTTACACGCACTCCCGATCTATTATATATGTGGGCGTGTGTATTTTAAGGGACTTATATTATTACACaacttaaatttatatataatattactataaAGTAATATATTTCCCCCTATTGGTCCATATAGTAAGCCCATAAGTGATCTTTGAgggaagggggagagagagtccGATCATACCCAACAATCCTCTTCTAAAAGGAGTCAATGGGCCTCTTCAGAGTATTTGGCCTATAAGCAAGACCAACCCAAGAAGCAACCCTCACATGGCAAAGACAAACTGTAGGGGCAAATGGGACTCGCCTCCCCAACACTCTCCAATAACACTTAATCCTTAGGAACTTGTACATGTAGATGAGCAAGAGATGTGAAACCTTCGATTTGCTGACAACAGGTATGGAGAAGATTAACAATAAACCTTCATAGGATAAAGTGAGTTAGGGAGTCACGCTACTTCTCTGACTTTACGTCACATTAATGGCGTCACCCCAGGGGCCACACTGcattaaataattttgattagATGAACAACTGAAGTGACATGAACTTCATGAGGAAATGTATAAGTTTTCCCCACCCAAAAACCTATTATAAAAGTCACTCCAAGTACGAAAGAAATCTCTATGATTCCTCTAAACTCTTGCATAAACTACTAAgaatatatactaatttaaaCATTAGAGATTTCCCAGCCTCCACCAAGGCCTCCCATTCTGTGTATTTTCTTAAGTGTGCAAGTGCGAGGACTAAGACTTAAGTTACTAGAATCTAGTTTAAAAGTATACGAAGCACAACgttaacaatatttattatactttagcTGATTAGTTTTCTTAAGTCTGTATGCAAATGCATTATATATTGTGATATCTATACCGTTTGGTTGTAAAATTCAACTGAAATCAATTCggtttaatctaattttaagctgaatctaacattcaaatataaaattcttaaattattaaactcaccTCAACTCAATACCTATTTACATGCGggactaataattttttttaactcaatatatctttatatgtatgactcaaaattttaataaatatttttaaatttattttaatatctaaatacatataaatcTATTTTAAGTGAGTTATACaaaactcattattatttataaatatctcaACTCAATATCTAAACGCACCTTAAAATCTTACTTATTAGTTGATGTTGAAGGCGCCTTCACACTTGCAAATAGTTTTTTTCATTTGAGTCGATGACTTTCTTTTATAGGTAAAAACacttaactaaataaaattttcaaaaatgtcttctttctgtttatttttaaaatcaaagttCACCTCAATTAAGTGAGATAAGAGATAAATGTGTGacattcaattatatttttatttagatctGGTTTAGTTTTATAGACCTTTTAAACTATTtaatcttaatatctaaatattatttaaacacaaatattttttaattttaaaattttcatctattcgttacttaattattataatttttttaaatttttacacaaaacataaaaaataattaattttttaaattttaaaataaaaattatatttaaaaattatattctaaatattttttaactttataattttttattcatcttttcccttcattttttaaaactccataaaattctttattcaaattattttattattattcataaattatattattactgtttataaatttgttatcttatcttatttaatcttactttatcttttatctttagAATCAAACTAGATATCAATTATCTTTGGTTTCTAACTTGTAAGAGAAGAAAGGAGGTTAAAGAAAAGACAAAATACAGCTCGTGGCGGTGTGCCTTTTAAGAATATGGttctaattttttagttttcaatctttataattaatttttgtccataaatattaatttaggaATTACGTTTCAttcaaaatatgaataaatttatttttatttaattaaaaggtaatattaaaaaaaaaagtctaatgGTACGAGATTCTCTGATACCTAATAATTAATAAGTAACAACACTTCAGAGTTAAGAATAGAAACTAGAAAGTTACAGACACGAAAGACACGAACGGAAGGAAAGATTTTgttccgagagagagagagagagagagagaaccctgATCGCGTGTTTATGGCGACTGAGTCTGTGGGGGCAAAAggtccctcttcttcttcttcttcttcttcatcgtcGTCTTCCAATGGCGCGGCATCGTACATAGGGAGCTTCATAAGCCTGATTTCGAAGTCCGAGATTCGCTACGAGGGCGTCCTCTACTACCTCAATGTCCACGATTCCACCATTGGCCTCAACAACGGTGCGCCATCTAATCCTCTACTCCATTTTCGGTAGTCGCATATTATATGTATTGAATTTTGGTAGTATATTTCGCGAGACTTTGATTTTGTATTAATTCGATACAtctgttttatattatttctcaatATTCATCAGTCATTCATTTGTTTCTGTTGCGTCTTTGTCTCAAATGGATGATAAGCTTTCTAGTTTTGGCGATGCACTGGCCTATAAATATGTGTTCATGCGTGCTTCATGCATACGCACatatgcataaatatatatacatatatctgtGCATGCGTTCTGTATTTACTTATAGATGAGATTTTCTAGAGGCGAATATGAAGAAATTTTGACCAAAAGCATGGTAAATGTGGCAAAACAATTATGTAATATGCAGATGAGAATGTATGATCGAAGCCGTTTGTGAGAAATGATACCTACTTTTGGCGTGTTATGATGCAGATACCCTATGTTTTGGGTCATTTTTACTTGATAGAGTTCTGGTGACTTAAAAGTATTGCTACAATAATTCCGGTTTATTGGTTTGGTTAattaacttttaatttaataaagataTAGAAATATTAGGTTTATTTTCTTGTGGTTTCTGGAATTGCTTCAGATGATAAGGTGCAATGCTGAGGCCTTTATTctcatcattattatttaactgGATGGCTATAAATAGTCATTTAATATACTTGGGATTTTCTTGATTTATTGAAGTTCAGGTTGTGattttttgtgtaatctcttgtGTACTGCCTGCATACTTGAGGACTTGAGGTTATCCTCTCATTCTTAGTAGTTTTTTCATTATCAAgaaataaaaagtataatatggGTAGGAGAAAAGTGCTGACTTCTTTCCTTTGATATGTAAGATAGGTGAAAAGTGACTTAAAAATACTAAACGGTAAGACACCGATTGTGGGAGTTCTCTAAGTTAAGTCTGCCATTTTACACTACTGGAAAAGgaacataaaaaaatgttagtaaATATATTGATGCAGCAGTGTTTTAATCTGATATGCACAAATTTGCTTGCATTCCTTAGTCTTTAGTTTATAGCACGGCATAAAATCCATTGTttcatttacttatcaaaaaaaaaaaaaaaaatccgttgTTCCATTTAGATAAACTTTCTTCTACCATGTTGCACTTTCTTGAAATCTTTTCACTTTAACATCCTGCCTTCTGTGATTTTTCAGTTAGGTCTTACGGAACAGAGGGGCGGAAGAAAGATGGCTCACAAATTCCACCAAGTGATAAGGTGTTTGAGTACATTCTTTTCCGAGGAAGTGACATAAAAGTAAGTGAGAGTaacttattttcctttctcagtAATCAGTATGCCtccttattttttattctggaaacataattatttgttgcttcttttgaaaaatcttGTGAAACAGAGAACCATTCTGTAAACATATCCTTGTTTGtcacttacataaaaaaaaaaatggaaaaacgtATCCTTTTTTTCAAGCACTATAGGAAAAAGGCGTTAGATGCAGACTAGAATACCTCACCAGGGATGAAAGCGTTTTGGGCCTGAGCTGAAAAGGTTATCACCGTACTTTTGAAGATGTGAGAGTACTTATAACCTCAAAAATCAACACTGACTTACTTTGGGTGCATTTGCATCACTTTGAATTTTGTCTCTCTCCCactttatatatgtgtgtatgtatgtatatcccCTACAACAAcacattatttttgtatttttgttgagGACATTTGATAATAAGTTGATGATGTTTTCTGATTCTCACCAAATACTTGTTTTGATCGGTCCTAAAATTGTGAGAATGTTACATTTTCTGCTTTGcactttacatatataaatttatgttgaACATATACTATTCAGGACTTGCAAGTCCAGTCCTTCCCACCTGCCCAAACAGAAGAGCAGATTCATGGTGATCCTGCTATAATACAGGTACTACTCTCAGGAGATTAAGCAATTCAAGTTTTGAAGTGTCATCCAGAAAAACAAAATCCACCcatatatttgattttctttATGTTTGCAGTCACGCTATTCTGGGATTGattcaagttcttcatcaaCCTCTTCAACTGGGGTTAAAACTTCGACAGAGTCAAATCAATGGAAAGATACCCCTGCTTTGACGAGTAGAGTCTATCCTGGTGCACCTTCTTCATATCAATCTGTAACCCAGGTGGGCCCATTGGATCACTTACCTACTGCAGAAATTGCTGGTTCCCCATCTTCAATGCAGATGTATTGGCAAGGCCACAGTGGAACACCAGTCAGTATTTCCAATCCTCCCCATCAACCTATATCTTTTCAGCCACCATCTACTGGATCATTTCCCTCGACAATGCAGAGTTTATCTCAGGCTCCTCAAATTCAGGCATCTACAAACCCGAGCCTGCTGAATACATCAGAATTTGGTGGTCCTGTATCTTcatctatttcttcttcttctgtacATCCACACTTGTCACCCCCTCTTTGTCCAACACAATGTTCTGCTTCTCTTGATATCCCATCctcttttttcataaaatcatcttTACCACATTCTGCATCTATGACTGCTAATAGATCAACTCCATCTTCTTTTGCTTCATCTTGCATAGACATAAACACCAGTAAAGCTCAAATTGGTGGTAAAGCTATTTCTGACCCAAGATCAGTTCTCCCTATCTCATCTATGCCTTGTCCTCCATCTTCATTGGTGGATTCTTCACGGCCCTTGCTAACACCACCTCCATCATTGTTAATTTCAGATCAGTTAACACAGTCTAGACCATATGCGCTTTCTTCCATGCAGAAACTGTACCCTGATAAGAGTGGTTTCAGCGCTCAAACACTGACACCATCTAATTCTCTGCCattcatttctacttcagtatCTCAAGCACCTCTTTTGCCATTGCCGACATCTGCACAACAGGTAGGTTCTcctgtgttttgtttttggctggcgacttataatttttattctatttttgaaaaaaaatttttgactTTAGCATTGCATGCTGTTTCGACTATTCATTAtgcttgtttttaatttcttggGTGCCTTCACAAGTTGATGAAACAGAACAAAGAAACTGGAAATGAAGGCATCATTCATTATAAATATCAAACTGAAAAATTAATGCCATCTGGGAAAATGAACCTAATCTGTCAATTCTAGATCTATCAACTTTTTCTTGTATCCATTTCTAGCTGCTAACTTGTAAGTAGGTATTCTTTTTGAATACTTCCCACTTGGGCTTCGCCTATTTACTTGatttaataaattctattttaccTATACAAAAATTCTAGATCTATCGACTTGGTTGGGGTGTGATCCATGTCTCTATGGGGCCCTTGTATATCCATTGTTTTATACAATTCCTGCTCATTTCAGATCATTTTTTCGACATTTTTATACTAAATGTGAATGATTGATGTTTGAAATAGAAAACACCTCGGGTTCCCATGTGAGGACCATTTTTGCATAGATAAGTTCTTATAAATTCTTAAAATCTGagtattttattattgataTCTTCTGCAGTCTAAGCACTCAGCTGCACAATTCACTGAAGAGTTTGATTTTATGGCCATGAACGAGAAGTTTAACAAGGATGAAGTATGGGGTTATCTTGGAAAGGCAAATGATAAAACAGCGGTAGTACAAGGTTATGTGGCCGATCAAAGCTTGGCGCACAGAGAGAGTCTTGGCTTGGTACCTAATCTTAAGGTAGGACTTGCAATGTTGCTAAATACGAGCCGGATCttcatattctttatatatacttGAGACAAACAAGACAAATAACGTTGTGCGGTTATCATAATCTACTATCTAGTGCTACTTAAAAGCaaaaccttttatttcttctccaTGCAGCCTGCGTATAATAAGGACGAGTTCTTTGACTCAATTTCATGTAATTCACTCACCCGGGGAGCTAGGAATGCACATAACAGGTTCTCTGAACGAACCAAGCTGAATGCTGAGGTTTGTTAACTTTTgtgttcttttaaatatttcgtGAAGTGAAACCATGAGAAATGAGAAATcaactattaaaataaaagttgatgTTTGCCAccatattttctctctcttacttTTGCAGACATTTGGCAATTTCCAACAGAGGCCTAATGTTGGCTATGGTGGCTTTGCTGCTGGACATGGTGAGAATTATCCCGCATCATATAATTGGGGAAGGGGATATGGCTATGGTGGAAGGGGTGGCGGGTGGAACATGCCTTCCTAATTCTATCTGAAGCTCAATGTTATTCGCAGGTCCattgtttcttttgttaatcACATATCTACTACTTTTTTACCTTGTTTTCAAACTCACCTCCTTTTTTACCTTCAGCTTTATGATAACGGAGCCTATTATAAATGATGGGGACGTTGTTGGGGTTTCATCTTGAAACGGTTTGTCAGGATTACGCTTTACGCCGGTTCATGTTTTTTCTGCCCATGAGCCAGCATTTTTCACCTATATCTCTCTAGGcaatgtgataaaaaaaaaaaaaaacaaattcgtGGCATGCTGCCATTGGTAGACTGATGAAGTCTCTTTTGCTCTGTTATTCTCTGTTGTTTCCTCCATTAATGTAACACATATTTTAGTGGTTGTACATTCATGAATAGAAAGGAAACTCATCATGGTATTGCTCACGATTCTAAAAACTTCAAATATAGccatgaaaagaaaagatatcTTCATCTTATGTATGATGTACCCGCCTGAGTTTATCACACACAACAAAGGATGCACATGCACtcaatttttgaattattagtCGATTGTTATCTGCACTTCTTCCTCCTGAGAACTTCAAGAGCAGACTGTGCCGTGCAATAAGCAATAGCCTGAACGGTGACCATAGGGTTCACGCCTAAAGCTGTCGGAAAGACACTTGTGTCTGCCACGAAAAGCCCCTCTACGTCCCATGTCTCCCCCATCTGGTTCACTACTGACTTCTTTGGGTCAACCCCCATCCTGCAGCTCCCCATTTGATGCGCTGAACATAGCGGAGTCGAAAGCCTGTTCAACCGCCTTGAACTTTCCTCTTTAACGAACTTCTCAAAATCATGTGAACTAGcttttttaacatttaaggtCTTTCCTTTGCAGTTATGGGTTCCTATTTCTTCAGCTCCAGCAGCCGCCAATATCCTCAATACCTTCTCTAGCCCTTTCTTTAGGTTCTCTTCATCACTTTCTTCCATTTGGTAACTGATTGAATTTGGTGAAAGCACTGTTCCTGAACCTTTATCCCTTGCTAATGCAAATATATGGGCAGTTCTCGAAAACCTGCACATTCGACTTCTCATATCTGTTGAAGAAACCCATGGCATTAGCATGGAGAAAGTACCGGGGTGCAACGAAGGAGTCTGTATTATTGCACCATAACCAGACCCATCAAAATTTGCAGCAACGGTCGACATTGCTGTCATTATCCCCCCTTCATAGCTCTTCTTCTCTGCCTTTGGCCAAACGTTGGACAAAGGTGTATCTGGAAAATGGCCCCACGCCATTGCCACTGGATGAAGATGCAAGTTCTTTCCAATGTTTTCATTCTTCAGGCCACTTTTTCTCAGCAATTCTGGTGTACTGAGTGCACCACATGCAACGATAGTCACCTTAGACTCCACTacacaaatttcttttgctCCTTTATGTTCAAACTCGAAAGCAACTCCAGTTGCTGTCTTCCGATATCTTCCTTTCTTCCTCCTGTTCAATACTTTGATAGCCTCACAACCAGGAAGAATTGCACCATTGCCTGAACTTACCAAGTCTACAAGCCATGTCTCTGAGGTacctttcttttttccatcCTTGCAGCCAAGACAGCACCAACCACAGTAATGATCCGCCTGTGAATTTCGAGGTATGTTGTTCACAGGATAACCCAATTCTTGACATCCTCGTCTCAATATCGTGTTGTGAAATCCTTCATCATGGAATTCAGATTGAACTCCCATTTTTTCACAGACAACATCCATGGCTTCTTTGTATAGTTCACTGTCAAATAATTCTAGCTCATGGGAGTCACACCAGTCGTTAATCACATGCTGAGGGGTTCGAATTGAAGCTGACCAGTTAATCGCAGAGCCCCCACCAACGGTTGAACCTGCAAGTATTAGCATGCCCATATCAATGGTTGCCATCAAACCACCAGATAGGTACATCTCATCCATAGTTGGACCTTCAAGAAGTGAGAGATTTTTCCTAGCACAATAACTTCCTTTCTCCAAAACAAGCACTTTGTATCCTGCCTTTGCCAGAACACCAGCAATAACGCCACCACCCGAGCCAGAACCAATCACAACTGCATCACATTTGATGACCAAAGAAGGACAAGACAAGCTGGAAGGATCGGTTTTCCCACAAACAACTGAGGTGGGAAATCCAAATCGTCGTAGAGTATCTACATTCATGTCCCGAGGGTTTTTTAGATTAATGATGCCTCTGTAAAGAGGTCCATAAAAGTCCTCTACACCACCACCTTGATCTTCTTTTTCATGTTCTCCATAGCCAGTTTGTTCCGATGTCTTGGACAGCTGAGTTTGGGTTTTGAACTGTGGGTCTGGTCCAGCATACCGGATTGCTTTCCATGAAATGTTATCATTCTTCTCATCCACCTGAAAATGATAACTTTTGGCATTAGATCATAAGGATTGGGTGGGTCAAAGATATTATTAAAGTcctgtttggttacacagatgagatgagatgttttaaatagtaatgaataaaatattgttataatataattttttaatattaattttatattgagatttgaaaaagttaaattatttattatattttatatagagatttgaaaaagttgtaatgatgagttgagatgagatttttggtatTGTGTAACCAATCTGGGCCTAGTGTACGTCTGTCTGGAGATCTATCTCACCCAACAACggagaataattaaaaaataataaaattaagataaaaaaaacgGTATTCATCTTAGTAGAATCTAGGTCAACATATCCaactttgaattaatttattgcAATATTCCTACTGACTCTACGCAGGTTTAGGGTGGTGAATTAAATCAATTTCTCAGGTGGGAGGCATGTATGATCATGCCTATATTTAGGTGCAATATTTCCATAAGAGAAAtgttacaaatataaaaatattacgtaaaaataaatttatatattttttttaaatagatcaTTGAATTCATTCAATAAACTGAAGTTACACACAACCaatcaatacaggaaaatccAAACTATAAGCTAACTTACGCATCTGTTTTGAAGCATCCCCGCATACATAGTagcggacattgtcttaacttctaaatcTCTCCTAAGCGAAAGAGAGAGCACTCTGTATTAACAGAAAGGAAAGAACCCCTCCATCCTCTCAGGAAAGCAGAGTACAGCACGTTGTTACTATGGACACCAAGTCCAATAGCCTAATTCTACGATATTAATAACTAAATAGCAAACTACAATGcaaaacaaacataaaacaGAACCCCAAGCATCGGCCTGAGCCCCAACAACACACCTACCGTAGGCATAGGCGGCATGAGCATCCAGCCCACGCATGGACAACAGTCTCTACTACAGAGACGGGCCATACGACCGACTACCAGCCATAACATCGCCTGCCACTCTCGATCAACTCTTACCCCGGATTGTGATCGATCAAGCAGCTCATCACCTCACTCGGGTAAAAAACACTAATGGCCCCCACAACGTGGACTTTTCATCAATTTTGTCTGTTTTCCCATCCACTACACTGTATGTACATCTACGGCACATGACACCCGTAACCCCCGACAGCTCATGTGCACAATCTCTAAGCAAAACACATTTTGCCCCCCACTGCCAACAGCGTGCAAGCCCTCTGAGCAGCACCCTGAACACACTAGCCAGCCTGCAAGCATGCGAGTGAGGTGATGAGCCCATCGAGTGAGGTGATGAACCCACTACCAGTTTCACGTTTCACCTCCATTTCCATTGAAAACGCTGCTACAAGCAAGCCAAGCGGTGGATGGTACTCTTCCCCTCTACCCATTGTCGTCGAGGGCCTTATTTACAGTTacccaaacaaaatacaaatctaaaatagaaaagaaacccAGAAAATAGCAAACGAAAAACAGCCTGCAAGCATAgaaatgaaaactaaaaaataacaaacGGTGCGTCACTCCCATTCCAACCACCTTCCAAGAGAATCTCCACCATGAGTTCAGCTTGGGCTTCACCCCAGAAACCTCCTTAAACCCCCATGCATTCCAGCGTGCCTCTCGAAAGCcacctctgttttccatggataaaacaTAGTCATTGAACCTCGCGGGAGTACACCCCAAAACTACATGCATACCGTAGCTTCTGAGCTCATAAAGCCATGGCTCTACTCACATTGAAGGCCCTCCCCTTTACCACCACACCCAGTGGATTTCCATGGTGGTCCCTCTTTGATAAACATATTTTCAACCGAAACGCACTCACGGCCAAACAACAACATCAAAACCCTCCACCTCCATCGTGTAAAACGCCTTCATCACGTCTGAGTGAAATAAAATGATAGACGGCTTCAATGTCCTTGACCATGTTGTGAAACTTTCCGGCCACTATGATCACCACCAACTGACGCTTATTAATGAACGAAAACCAGCAGAAACAAACAAAGgggattgggggggggggggtgggggggttactctttttttctttaaagagaATGAGGAGCTTTCACGCTCACTTGGAGTTGTATCAACTTTCAAGTATTTTGAAATTgagttaaataaatttataaattgacataactttACGTAATCAGTTaaattctattttataataaaagtaactttacttttgaatatataatttcttttcaacttaaatttttctttttctataatTAGTCAAAGACTTGTTGCGtgtcaaaagaaaaaggattgaaagacaaaagaaaacaactcaatatatatttaagagaaataatattttcaatcgTAGAATACACAAACGTTATGCAATTGCTgttaaaaagtaagtaaatacatgatcatcataaaaaaattaattttttaataatagattctacttttttttaaatgattacacGGTACTTACAGACTCCACgactatatttaacattattcaatatttaaacaacttaattttgttcaattttgATAAGtgatcaccattttttttttttaatgtcgtgCCATGCGTCGGCCGccaacatatttttatatggTGATGCAATTGTTTGAATTTTACGAGAGTGGGGCAAAGGAAGGGTCGAAAGTAggttaattaaattattttgatcctaaataatttaatattcttGCTTACTTGGGACAAATAAAAAAACGTAAAAAATATCtgttacatataatatatatatatatatatatatatatatatatatatatataattaaattgctGGGTGACATGATCATGAAGAGATcgctatttttattatatacagaTAATATTCTTATCATAATATTATCTTATCATAATTGACtataaaattgattaaaaataaataaataaataaataaaacaaagaaaataaacaactaGAAACGTCATGCAATTAATTAGAGGAAGTCTGggagtagagatgagaattttgaatttgaaatgaaagtttaaaatattattttttagtattattattgttttgagatttgaaaaaagttgtattgagatttgaaaaagttgaattgtttattatattctatatgaaaattgaaaaaagttgtaatgataatatgaaaaatttaaatttaagatgagaattttgaattaccAAAACCTGcccaatatacatatatagatcaggaaaaattaaatatacatgcatgcatgcatgctatgtggaaattaataaaaggaaatagatattaaattaattaattaaagatctAATAATTAATTACCTGAGTGAAGAAAACATATAGAATGAGAAGCTTCATGGTCCTGAAGAGCATTCTCATAGTATAGATATAACTGAGAGACCATGAGAGCACTATTTCTTCCCGTTTCTGCCTGGATACCTGAGAAAATCTATGAAAATATGGATACTTGCTTGAAAGGCTCCCTCTTCCGCATAGTATTAAGGTCCCAATCCATGTCGATAGCAGGAATAACGATAATCGGATCAACCACTTTCTTGGGTGTTCCAGTCTCTCGCTTATCAATCCCCCTAGCTGCAT
This window harbors:
- the LOC122289764 gene encoding long-chain-alcohol oxidase FAO4A-like, encoding MEPNIINGARDHVRPPASKANGKQDKHMTVIEVGNVDEIQVINDLVGGGDHHHRDYYSLPYVNSLSPWEMDSLTALCDTFLPSIDVTDDVTTDDSVIKFYATCASMAGTPERLGGLISERLEHPRKWLIRLSLFLLSTWIGTLILCGRGSLSSKYPYFHRFSQVSRQKREEIVLSWSLSYIYTMRMLFRTMKLLILYVFFTQVDEKNDNISWKAIRYAGPDPQFKTQTQLSKTSEQTGYGEHEKEDQGGGVEDFYGPLYRGIINLKNPRDMNVDTLRRFGFPTSVVCGKTDPSSLSCPSLVIKCDAVVIGSGSGGGVIAGVLAKAGYKVLVLEKGSYCARKNLSLLEGPTMDEMYLSGGLMATIDMGMLILAGSTVGGGSAINWSASIRTPQHVINDWCDSHELELFDSELYKEAMDVVCEKMGVQSEFHDEGFHNTILRRGCQELGYPVNNIPRNSQADHYCGWCCLGCKDGKKKGTSETWLVDLVSSGNGAILPGCEAIKVLNRRKKGRYRKTATGVAFEFEHKGAKEICVVESKVTIVACGALSTPELLRKSGLKNENIGKNLHLHPVAMAWGHFPDTPLSNVWPKAEKKSYEGGIMTAMSTVAANFDGSGYGAIIQTPSLHPGTFSMLMPWVSSTDMRSRMCRFSRTAHIFALARDKGSGTVLSPNSISYQMEESDEENLKKGLEKVLRILAAAGAEEIGTHNCKGKTLNVKKASSHDFEKFVKEESSRRLNRLSTPLCSAHQMGSCRMGVDPKKSVVNQMGETWDVEGLFVADTSVFPTALGVNPMVTVQAIAYCTAQSALEVLRRKKCR
- the LOC122289765 gene encoding decapping 5-like protein, which translates into the protein MATESVGAKGPSSSSSSSSSSSSNGAASYIGSFISLISKSEIRYEGVLYYLNVHDSTIGLNNVRSYGTEGRKKDGSQIPPSDKVFEYILFRGSDIKDLQVQSFPPAQTEEQIHGDPAIIQSRYSGIDSSSSSTSSTGVKTSTESNQWKDTPALTSRVYPGAPSSYQSVTQVGPLDHLPTAEIAGSPSSMQMYWQGHSGTPVSISNPPHQPISFQPPSTGSFPSTMQSLSQAPQIQASTNPSLLNTSEFGGPVSSSISSSSVHPHLSPPLCPTQCSASLDIPSSFFIKSSLPHSASMTANRSTPSSFASSCIDINTSKAQIGGKAISDPRSVLPISSMPCPPSSLVDSSRPLLTPPPSLLISDQLTQSRPYALSSMQKLYPDKSGFSAQTLTPSNSLPFISTSVSQAPLLPLPTSAQQSKHSAAQFTEEFDFMAMNEKFNKDEVWGYLGKANDKTAVVQGYVADQSLAHRESLGLVPNLKPAYNKDEFFDSISCNSLTRGARNAHNRFSERTKLNAETFGNFQQRPNVGYGGFAAGHGENYPASYNWGRGYGYGGRGGGWNMPS